The segment AATCACAAAAAAACCCCCACCCTCATCTGAGGATAGGAGTTTCTCATTAGAAATTATTCACCTGCTACCGGGACAACAGCACCTTCATATTCTTCTAAAATAAAGTTTTGAATCTCTTCAGAACGAAGAACTTCAATTAACGCTTGGATTGCTTCAGAGTTTTCATCACCTTTACGTACCGCAATAACATTTACATATGGAGATTGTTCGTTTTCTAATGCAATAGCATCTTCAACAGGGTTGATTCCATTATCAATTGCATAGTTAGAGTTAATTAAAACGGCATCTCCTTCTCCACTTTGGTACAACTGCGGAAGAAGTGCAGCTTCATAGTCATATTCAAACTCCAAGTTTTTATCGTTTTCAATAATATCTTTAATCTCTGCTTTTGTTTTTTCTACTTCAGGATCAAGTTTAATAAGGCCTTCGTTTTCAAGCATTGATAAAATACGACCGTGGTCTGGAATTGAGTTACTCATTAAAATAACAGCACCATCTGGTAGGTCTTGAAGGCTTTCGTGCTTTTGAGAGTAAACTCCGATTGGTTCGATGTGTATGCCTCCAGCATTTACAAACCCATAACCATGCTCTTCCATTTGAGCTTCTAAATAAGGAATGTGTTGGAAATAGTTGGCATCTAATGTTCCGTTATCTAAATCTTGGTTTGGAAAAATGTAATCTGTATATTCTTCAATTTCTAATTCAATACCTTTTTCAGCAAGAAGTGGTTGTGCTTGCTCTAGGATTTCAGCATGAGGTACGTTAGATGCACCTACGACCAAAGTTGTCTTTTCCCCTTCGTTTGCTGCTTCATTATTTTCATCTGCTGTTTCATTTGTAGCAGCACCATTTCCTTGTGCACCTTCGTCATCTGCAGTACCACATGCAGCTAACACAAGGGCAAAAGTAGCAATAAGTAAAAGTGTAAGCCATTTTTTCATTTCTTCTGTCTCTCCTATCTTTTGTCTAAAAGTTTTGTTATGTTATCTCCAATAAATTGGATGATAAATACGATAATGAGTACTAGTATGGTAGCCATTAAAGTCACATCTTCTCTACTTCGCTGGAAACCATCCAAATAAGCTAGGGTACCAAGACCACCAGCTCCAATAACACCTGCCATAGCTGTATATCCAACTAGTGCAATAGCTGTAACCGTAATACCTGAAACGAGTGCTGGCATGGATTCTGGTAATAGCACCTTCCATATAATGGTGCTTGTTTTAGCCCCCATAGCCCTCGCAGCTTCTATTACACCCTTATCAATTTCTCTAAAGGCAATTTCCACCATTCTTGCATAAAATGGTGCCGCTCCAACAATTAGAGATGGTAATGCTGCATTGGGTCCACGGACGGTTCCCATTAAAAACTTTGTAAATCCAAGTAATAAAACAATCAAAATAATAAACGGAATGGACCTGAATATATTAACCACTGCAGATGTAGCAACATTTGCTAATTTGTTCTCCCATAGATTCCCTTTGGAAGATAGAAATAGTAGTAATCCTAATAAAATTCCAAATACGAGCGTAAACACGACAGAAACACCTGTCATATATAATGTTTCCTCAGTAGCAACCCACATATCTTCCCAATCAACATTTGGAAACCAAGTACTAAGCATTCGCTAACACCTCCGTCCCCACTTGTTGAGCTTTTAGAAATTCGAGTACTTTTTGAACTTCTTCTTCCTGACCATTCAAATGAACAAATAAAGAACCGTAGGACCCATTTTGGGTATGTGAAATTTTCCCTTGCAATATGTTCACTGTGACTGGAAAATCACGGATAATAGAAGTAATAATTGGCTTCTCCGCATTTTCACCAACAAATGAAAGCTTCACAATTTTCCCCTCTGAATAGCGTTCTAGCAAATGTTCAATCGTTTCTTTAGTTTCTTCTGGTTCTGTCACCTGTTGCACAAATCGCTTTGTTACCTGTTGCTTTGGATTTTTAAATACATCTAGAACAGAACCTAACTCAACCACTTTTCCAGATTCCATCACTGCTACACGGTGACAGATTTTTTGAATAACATGCATTTCATGTGTGATCAAAACGATGGTTAAACCTAACTTTTCGTTAATGCTCACTAAAAGTTCCAAAATGGAGTCGGTTGTCTGCGGGTCTAGTGCAGATGTTGCTTCATCACAAAGTAGCACTTGCGGATCATTTGCTAATGCACGAGCAATCCCAACGCGTTGCTTTTGTCCTCCGCTTAATTGAGATGGATACGCCTTCTCTCTTCCTTCAAGTCCAACCAATTTAATGAGCTCTTTCACTTTTTGAGCTCGCTCTTTTTTCGGAATACCTGCAATTTCTAATGGAAAAGCTATATTATCAAACACAGTTCTAGACCAAAGTAGGTTGAAATGCTGAAAAATCATTCCGATCTTTTGTCTAGCCTGGCGAAGATTCTTTCCTTTAATAGCCGAGATGGTGTGCTTGCCTACTTGAATCGATCCGTCTGTTGGTTTTTCTAAACCGTTCAACATACGAAGGAGCGTACTTTTTCCAGCCCCACTGTATCCAATTACACCAAATATCTCGCCGTCTTGAATATCTAATTGAACATCATCAACAGCTAGTAGCGTTCCCTGTTTCGATTTAAAACGCTTAGTCACTTTTTGAATGGAAATCATAAAGCTCCCCCTCTCTATCCTAGTATTCATATAAAAATAGTCCGTTTAGTAGTCAAAATGAGTATAAATTTTTTCCAAAAGAGAGATAAAGAAAACAAATAAAAAAACCTTTCCGGCACGCAAATGAGCAGAAAGGTTTACATATTGTAAGAATCCTTTCCCTCATCTTTCAAAGCACACTGCTTTGCGTGAATTGGCACCATTTCAATTGTAATTGACGGTTGCCGGGTTTCATCGGGCACTTCCCTCCACCTCTCTCGATAAGAGAACGACTATTCAATTTAAGTATATAAATTAACGCTATAACTTAATAACGATTTAATGCATCAAAGAATACGAGATTCATAGTATCATGGTGAATTTTTTCTGTCAATCAAAAATACGTTAAAAAATCATGGTTTATTTAACCAGCATAATGATTCAAATAACAGCAATGTCCGATATTTACCCTTAACTGTAATCTCTTTTTGCTTGAATAATTGTTGCATCATTTCCGCACCAGACAAAAGTCTATAAATGGATCTTTCATCTCCATGGACTGAAAAATCCGGCTGTACAAAAGAATCCTCCGTACCTTTACATTTATCCTTAGAGAGAACAAAGTGAACGGTTTCTTTCTCACTTTCAATAGATACAAATGTTTCATAGGCTGGTATTAGTAATTGCAAGTCTGGTCGGTTTTCTAGCCGTTCTAACCATGAAAAAACTCTTTCTTTCATTTTAGACCACTCCCCCATAAATCTTCCGAACCATTCGTTTCGTATATAAAGATTTCGATTTGGAGAGAGAAATGTCCTTTTATTAACGTTCGACAAGTTATCCTGCTGTTTTACTTGCTTCGACTTTTGTTTGACTGACTGTTAATTTTTCAAAAAATTTGCTTCTAAACATAATAAAGAAATAAACAGACCCTATTAAATAGAGACCGGCAGTAATGGTAAAGACGGTTGCATATCCCCAATATGCACCGTAATGAATCACGATACCAGTAGAAACAGGACCCATAACCGCCCACCCCAACTGAAATACCATTTGGTTAACCGAGTTAGCCAGTCCCTTCATTTCATTATCAACTCGACTCATGATTAAGGACGTTTGAATGGGGTTCCCAGCATTCATTAAGGCCTGCCGGAATAAAAATCCTAATGCCGCCAGCCATAGTTGTTGTGTATAAGCTGTTAGTAGCAAAAATGGTAAAGAAGCTAATTGAAGAAAGACGACAGCTCTAACTTCACCTACTCTTTTCACCACTAGTGGTCCGATAAACATAGCAACTGCTGTGGCAGCCTGACCACCAGAAATAATTAAGCCCACCATTGAAGTACTCGCTTCAAATCGATCCGCAAAATATAAATTTAAATATGGAATGACTAAGCCTGCACCAAACCCAATAAGAAGCTGGGCAAAAGCAAACAATCCGATTAGGATTAAACTGTTTTTCTTTTCCTTCCAAGTATGTAGAGCAGGAAGTCGTTTCTTTACAGAAGGACTCTTCTTTTCTTTTGGTGCTTCTTTCAAGAAAAATAAAGGAATAATACCGGCCATAAATATGGCACTACCAAATATTAAGGTCCAACGAATCGCTAAAAGTTCTGTTGTAAAAAGGGAAAGGAGATCGGTTAGACCACCTCCGATTAGATTTCCAATTACATTAGCCCCTGTCATTACAGCAAAGTGGAAGCTAAATAAATGAACTCTTTGTTTGGCAGTAGAATTTTCCGCTAACCAAGGAACAATTGAAACCTGAACAAATGCCATGAAAGCACCTGTTAGAAAAGCAAAGAGTAGTAACAAGCTTTCATCTTGAAACACTCCTCTAAAAAGGAGGGTGAGCGCAACTAGAATTGAGCCAAATATCATGACCTTCTTTCGACTCGTTCGGTCACTCATAATCCCCGCAGGAATTAAAACAATCGCAGTGGCTAAAGAAGTGAATGCAATAATTTCCCCATTCGTCTGTTCACTGTACCCTAGCTCACGCACATAAAAGTTATAAATAACCAGGAATACACCCATCCCAATTTGAGCCAAAATGTTAGCTAATTGAGCTAGTTTTACATTGCGGTGATATCCTTTATATTGATTAACCCATTCATTTATAAATGCCATAGTAAAATTTCGCCTCTCGAA is part of the Bacillus carboniphilus genome and harbors:
- a CDS encoding methionine ABC transporter permease, whose protein sequence is MLSTWFPNVDWEDMWVATEETLYMTGVSVVFTLVFGILLGLLLFLSSKGNLWENKLANVATSAVVNIFRSIPFIILIVLLLGFTKFLMGTVRGPNAALPSLIVGAAPFYARMVEIAFREIDKGVIEAARAMGAKTSTIIWKVLLPESMPALVSGITVTAIALVGYTAMAGVIGAGGLGTLAYLDGFQRSREDVTLMATILVLIIVFIIQFIGDNITKLLDKR
- a CDS encoding methionine ABC transporter ATP-binding protein; its protein translation is MISIQKVTKRFKSKQGTLLAVDDVQLDIQDGEIFGVIGYSGAGKSTLLRMLNGLEKPTDGSIQVGKHTISAIKGKNLRQARQKIGMIFQHFNLLWSRTVFDNIAFPLEIAGIPKKERAQKVKELIKLVGLEGREKAYPSQLSGGQKQRVGIARALANDPQVLLCDEATSALDPQTTDSILELLVSINEKLGLTIVLITHEMHVIQKICHRVAVMESGKVVELGSVLDVFKNPKQQVTKRFVQQVTEPEETKETIEHLLERYSEGKIVKLSFVGENAEKPIITSIIRDFPVTVNILQGKISHTQNGSYGSLFVHLNGQEEEVQKVLEFLKAQQVGTEVLANA
- a CDS encoding MetQ/NlpA family ABC transporter substrate-binding protein, coding for MKKWLTLLLIATFALVLAACGTADDEGAQGNGAATNETADENNEAANEGEKTTLVVGASNVPHAEILEQAQPLLAEKGIELEIEEYTDYIFPNQDLDNGTLDANYFQHIPYLEAQMEEHGYGFVNAGGIHIEPIGVYSQKHESLQDLPDGAVILMSNSIPDHGRILSMLENEGLIKLDPEVEKTKAEIKDIIENDKNLEFEYDYEAALLPQLYQSGEGDAVLINSNYAIDNGINPVEDAIALENEQSPYVNVIAVRKGDENSEAIQALIEVLRSEEIQNFILEEYEGAVVPVAGE
- a CDS encoding MFS transporter, which translates into the protein MAFINEWVNQYKGYHRNVKLAQLANILAQIGMGVFLVIYNFYVRELGYSEQTNGEIIAFTSLATAIVLIPAGIMSDRTSRKKVMIFGSILVALTLLFRGVFQDESLLLLFAFLTGAFMAFVQVSIVPWLAENSTAKQRVHLFSFHFAVMTGANVIGNLIGGGLTDLLSLFTTELLAIRWTLIFGSAIFMAGIIPLFFLKEAPKEKKSPSVKKRLPALHTWKEKKNSLILIGLFAFAQLLIGFGAGLVIPYLNLYFADRFEASTSMVGLIISGGQAATAVAMFIGPLVVKRVGEVRAVVFLQLASLPFLLLTAYTQQLWLAALGFLFRQALMNAGNPIQTSLIMSRVDNEMKGLANSVNQMVFQLGWAVMGPVSTGIVIHYGAYWGYATVFTITAGLYLIGSVYFFIMFRSKFFEKLTVSQTKVEASKTAG
- a CDS encoding SCP2 sterol-binding domain-containing protein — translated: MKERVFSWLERLENRPDLQLLIPAYETFVSIESEKETVHFVLSKDKCKGTEDSFVQPDFSVHGDERSIYRLLSGAEMMQQLFKQKEITVKGKYRTLLLFESLCWLNKP